From the genome of Vitis riparia cultivar Riparia Gloire de Montpellier isolate 1030 chromosome 2, EGFV_Vit.rip_1.0, whole genome shotgun sequence, one region includes:
- the LOC117904487 gene encoding uncharacterized protein LOC117904487 isoform X2: MSSSGPDLVCQLDNVQGMVDALTAVRWKRHQLFVQYEYSAQGRPRFGVSLSLFVNCLNTFSVPGRSNMIEIRYPGPDMQLLLKSVDSMDACIYAEIRTRIPDTISWDYNFEPAGSTPLSFTVKSAALKEAIDDLEWPGSSIQITLEPVPPSVTFRGEGHGDLQIDFMYYVNTDLLIAFHCDHRVSYRYKYKFLRATTSNIPSSVIRDNRGSKLTIGRGGMLKVQHLVSVARPSIPHPHVDSAGYQQPSRIAYIEFFVKPEEYEEDIQNGS, from the exons ATGAGCTCATCGGGTCCCGATCTGGTGTGCCAACTCGACAACGTCCAAGGTATGGTCGATGCTCTCACCGCCGTCCGTTGGAAACGCCATCAG CTTTTCGTTCAGTACGAGTACAGTGCTCAAGGGCGGCCTCGGTTTGGAGTGAGCTTGAGCCTCTTTGTTAATTGCCTCAACACTTTCTCAGTTCCCGGGCGCTCAAATATGATTGAAATTCGGTATCCGGGACCAGATATGCAGCTTCTTCTCAA GTCTGTTGATTCCATGGATGCTTGCATTTATGCAGAGATCAGAACAAGGATCCCGGATACAATTTCATGGGACTACAACTTTGAACCTGCTGGAAGTACTCCTCTCAGTTTTACTGTCAAG TCTGCAGCACTGAAAGAAGCCATTGATGACCTTGAATGGCCAGGATCTAGCATCCAGATAACCTTGGAACCAGTTCCCCCTTCAGTTACCTTCAGAGGTGAAGGCCATGGAGACTTACAG ATAGATTTCATGTATTACGTGAACACCGATCTTTTGATCGCTTTCCATTGTGATCACAGAGTCTCTTACAG ATACAAGTATAAGTTTCTTCGTGCAACAACTTCAAACATACCCAGCAGTGTCATCAGAGATAACCGAGGAAGCAAGTTGACCATTGGGAGAGGTGGGATGTTGAAAGTTCAGCATCTAGTTTCAGTAGCAAGACCATCTATTCCACATCCACATGTTGATTCTGCTGGCTATCAGCAACCGAGTCGAATTGCTTACATCGAGTTCTTTGTCAAGCCAGAGGAATATGAAGAAGACATCCAAAACGGTTCCTAG
- the LOC117904487 gene encoding uncharacterized protein LOC117904487 isoform X3 — protein sequence MELSEHGVVLIVEETRCLQAKVYLQRELFVQYEYSAQGRPRFGVSLSLFVNCLNTFSVPGRSNMIEIRYPGPDMQLLLKSVDSMDACIYAEIRTRIPDTISWDYNFEPAGSTPLSFTVKSAALKEAIDDLEWPGSSIQITLEPVPPSVTFRGEGHGDLQIDFMYYVNTDLLIAFHCDHRVSYRYKYKFLRATTSNIPSSVIRDNRGSKLTIGRGGMLKVQHLVSVARPSIPHPHVDSAGYQQPSRIAYIEFFVKPEEYEEDIQNGS from the exons ATGGAATTATCGGAGCACGGCGTCGTCTTGATCGTGGAGGAGACTCGTTGTCTCCAAGCCAAAGTTTATCTGCAGCGCGAG CTTTTCGTTCAGTACGAGTACAGTGCTCAAGGGCGGCCTCGGTTTGGAGTGAGCTTGAGCCTCTTTGTTAATTGCCTCAACACTTTCTCAGTTCCCGGGCGCTCAAATATGATTGAAATTCGGTATCCGGGACCAGATATGCAGCTTCTTCTCAA GTCTGTTGATTCCATGGATGCTTGCATTTATGCAGAGATCAGAACAAGGATCCCGGATACAATTTCATGGGACTACAACTTTGAACCTGCTGGAAGTACTCCTCTCAGTTTTACTGTCAAG TCTGCAGCACTGAAAGAAGCCATTGATGACCTTGAATGGCCAGGATCTAGCATCCAGATAACCTTGGAACCAGTTCCCCCTTCAGTTACCTTCAGAGGTGAAGGCCATGGAGACTTACAG ATAGATTTCATGTATTACGTGAACACCGATCTTTTGATCGCTTTCCATTGTGATCACAGAGTCTCTTACAG ATACAAGTATAAGTTTCTTCGTGCAACAACTTCAAACATACCCAGCAGTGTCATCAGAGATAACCGAGGAAGCAAGTTGACCATTGGGAGAGGTGGGATGTTGAAAGTTCAGCATCTAGTTTCAGTAGCAAGACCATCTATTCCACATCCACATGTTGATTCTGCTGGCTATCAGCAACCGAGTCGAATTGCTTACATCGAGTTCTTTGTCAAGCCAGAGGAATATGAAGAAGACATCCAAAACGGTTCCTAG
- the LOC117904487 gene encoding uncharacterized protein LOC117904487 isoform X1, with translation MSSSGPDLVCQLDNVQGMVDALTAVRWKRHQDAVMELSEHGVVLIVEETRCLQAKVYLQRELFVQYEYSAQGRPRFGVSLSLFVNCLNTFSVPGRSNMIEIRYPGPDMQLLLKSVDSMDACIYAEIRTRIPDTISWDYNFEPAGSTPLSFTVKSAALKEAIDDLEWPGSSIQITLEPVPPSVTFRGEGHGDLQIDFMYYVNTDLLIAFHCDHRVSYRYKYKFLRATTSNIPSSVIRDNRGSKLTIGRGGMLKVQHLVSVARPSIPHPHVDSAGYQQPSRIAYIEFFVKPEEYEEDIQNGS, from the exons ATGAGCTCATCGGGTCCCGATCTGGTGTGCCAACTCGACAACGTCCAAGGTATGGTCGATGCTCTCACCGCCGTCCGTTGGAAACGCCATCAG GACGCGGTCATGGAATTATCGGAGCACGGCGTCGTCTTGATCGTGGAGGAGACTCGTTGTCTCCAAGCCAAAGTTTATCTGCAGCGCGAG CTTTTCGTTCAGTACGAGTACAGTGCTCAAGGGCGGCCTCGGTTTGGAGTGAGCTTGAGCCTCTTTGTTAATTGCCTCAACACTTTCTCAGTTCCCGGGCGCTCAAATATGATTGAAATTCGGTATCCGGGACCAGATATGCAGCTTCTTCTCAA GTCTGTTGATTCCATGGATGCTTGCATTTATGCAGAGATCAGAACAAGGATCCCGGATACAATTTCATGGGACTACAACTTTGAACCTGCTGGAAGTACTCCTCTCAGTTTTACTGTCAAG TCTGCAGCACTGAAAGAAGCCATTGATGACCTTGAATGGCCAGGATCTAGCATCCAGATAACCTTGGAACCAGTTCCCCCTTCAGTTACCTTCAGAGGTGAAGGCCATGGAGACTTACAG ATAGATTTCATGTATTACGTGAACACCGATCTTTTGATCGCTTTCCATTGTGATCACAGAGTCTCTTACAG ATACAAGTATAAGTTTCTTCGTGCAACAACTTCAAACATACCCAGCAGTGTCATCAGAGATAACCGAGGAAGCAAGTTGACCATTGGGAGAGGTGGGATGTTGAAAGTTCAGCATCTAGTTTCAGTAGCAAGACCATCTATTCCACATCCACATGTTGATTCTGCTGGCTATCAGCAACCGAGTCGAATTGCTTACATCGAGTTCTTTGTCAAGCCAGAGGAATATGAAGAAGACATCCAAAACGGTTCCTAG